The nucleotide window GCACGGGAGTAATTATTACGCCCCCGCGCGCTAGACTTGGCCCTAATTCGAATTGTCGTCCCGTGCCAGTCCGGTTCGTAATTCTTACGCTCCGGCTCTGAGTGATCGCGAGAAACGAGGGTTATAGCAAACTGCTTGCACGTGGTAACAAGACAAGCAGTGATACTGTCACGGCAAAGTTCGCTTACATTAGATTTCCGCTCAGAAATGAGACGGTGTTAACAGTATACTTACACTATACCTACAGTTTTTGCACTGATTATACATCGGAAACCTGCAATTAACGAAAACCAGAGTGTCAGACTAATGTTGTGAGATATATACGTATTACGTGtgcatttgtatatcaaaattaaCTTTTCCGTTGCCAGTATATTTTCatggctgtatttatttatttatttgatgggtgttttacgccgtactcaagaatatttcacttataccacagcggccagcattatgatgggacgATTCATGGTTGTATACAGCTAACGTGTCAGAGACATATACGATATAGTAGATGTATTCACAGGATGTGTTTTTTTCACCGCTACAAAAACCAATTTGGGTCCATGCAGCATGTTTAATATAGTTAAATAGTGCTCCAAATTCCCCCGAGATAATTTATACTATGCGCAAAACTGAGGGATTATGTTCACGGTATTTTAAGTCATCACATACACACAGAATATGGTATGATTTGTTTTACCAGCTGAAGACAGTGCTGGCCGCACAGGAACAATGGGAGATTCCTTGGTATGTAGATTACGGGAGACCGATGTATAAAATGAGCCACTTTTTTACAAATTGTAATCAGAATTATACAATATTCCAACTGATCAAATACAAATTATGCTGATTGAAGTGCATTTATCTATGCATGCATACGACATTATATCTTAAAAACTTGAATAGTTTTGTATCagatcaaaaatataaaaaaatatgttggcTTTGTGGATCAACTTACTCCGTGAATAGGGTGAGTTAATTGATCCATAGCGTGGGGTAAGTTCAGTCGTCACATACAAAAGCAAGTATCCTTTATCTATCaaagttttatttcagtattgttATATTTAGTAAACTGCAGGTATTTCTGCTTGGTTCTTTCAATGTCAGACGTACACTGGAGTTTTCATTCTCGTCAAAATGACAGATAAgcaatattgaaaagaaaaataccaCGAAGGGCATTacagaaaaattaaattacTCAGCACAACTTTACAAAGATTGGTTTAATAAAAACTAAGTGAAATAAGGTCGGCACATGTTTTTTGTAGGTCACAAATTTGGAGCCAAATGTTTCGATAAATGAGTGGttatgaatgctgatattttcgGGGGGCAATCAAAGCTCGTCGTCTTACATAGCAGACTAATGGACTGTGTTACGTTTCCTCAATGATTTCTAAAACTATACTTAGTGAAATGTGTGCCTCGGCTCCAACCGTTTCACATATATCGATATCAGTGCGCATCTCATTTTTCATACTTGTCAACACAAACAGACGTGACCTCTCTATCAACCACCTAAATCCATTCAAAATAAACCATTGGATAAACAGGATATGCAATTCGTGACCTATTATATCAAATTTAGTAAACTCGTGATGCAATTTTCTTTGGTTCCTCGCCAAAGGTTCGcgaacaaataaaaattacaccactcgtttaataaaactgatatAATGGATCGATCATTGTATATCctctatttatatattcaaaGCCTTCTATTCGCACAATCGTGTTAAATATGACCGGTAGATTCTATTTCAACAAACAATGTTCAATGTTTGTATTTCAAATGAACATGAATTCTGTAACAAGCAACCCGTCCGCCGTCGATCTACggaaattatattataatatatgcCCTTGAGACAAGTGGCCTTCTGCAATAAtgttcattaattcattcattcattcatcttaaAACATTATGGGATCTTCCTTTCTTCTTTACTCAGCAGCCACCAATTTTCAACACAAAGCCAGTACCGTACCCCACGCGCAACAGTAACACGGTCAGTGAGTAATCCCCCCTGACAGGCTTGTTGCAGACAAGGGTTTCGTTAGACTGCTAAGTTCGCAAGTACTAATACGTCTTTAGCAATAGGGAACCTTCTGACCCAAGCTTCGCAGCCCgttgttcatttctgcctgTGGGGTGAAGATTAGTGAGCAAAACGGCAGCGTGATATTTTTGCATTACGACAGAACGAGAACAATTTCGGCTTGGACCTGAGTATTTAAACCGGTTCAGAAAATAGATACGTGTATGTAAAGGATTAATGTCCAGATTTACCTACAGgtccaaatttaaaaaaagagttTAAACATCATGTTACCaggagggcttctgagaaacgtaatgaTGTCTTTAAATCCACcgaaaacaatagatttactgacCTTTCACGATCTCCATAAGTTCGATGTCCTTTACAAGTGGTGCGGCTCAGCGGGGTGACGTCACAGATGGCCAACCAAAGTGTAGCTGGCCTAAATAAGCTTGGAATTTATAATATCTTAATTTTTTGTGCAtagagaaataaaaaacagtttGTTTCGTGACAAACTTGACGGCTGTACTCAGGCTTCTTTACATGATGGCGGGACTCCCTGCTTGTTACCATGGAGACGGAATAGCTGATGCTACATAACCAGTAGGGGGTATTGATACGGCCTAAAACTTAGACATTACATCCCCTCATTTTTTTTGAATAACTGATTAATCCCAATTCCCTCGTTGAACTATTGTAAAATTTACGAAATCTTTTGGAACTTTGAAATTAAAAACCATGACCTTACAGTCCGGAATAGTGAATTCTCTGCCCATTAAAGAATTCAGTGCGTTGATAGCTCCCTTTAAAATAACTTAATACAATTAATTTAATTTCGCGAACAGTCAAAACAAACGCAATTGATCAAAACAGTTCACACTGAAACTGTCAGCATAAAActcaataattaaaatatttgaaaagttcAAATGAACTGATCCCACGCATTTAACTCGATGCAAATAATTTTCACATGTCGATGTGgatcgtaaaaaaaaaataaattttgctaAGAAAGTTCACAATCCAACATATCACACGTGGTCAGACAGATACACGGGCCGGACGCGATTTCTCGATGGGAAGCGTCTAGGAATGTCCTGCTGGTTCGGTTCTGATGGAATGTTCAGATCATCGTTCCGATCGTTGACTTGCACTTCAGGTAGGTTGACTCTCGGGATTTTCTTCACATGAGAACAATTCCGTGCGTGCTGTGCACCGTTAGAACCTTGAACGATTACCATCGGTCCTTTTGTGGAGACCACTTTGAATGGGCGTTTGTCAAATTTAGTTGACAGTTTGTTTTCAAGTTTGGCTACTAGCAGGACGGTATCTCCTAGTTAAAGGTTGGAGACACGGGCACCAGATTTCCGTCGGAACGAGCTTTCATTTTCAGCTTGGCTTGTGCATCACTTTGTTTTGCAGATTGATGTTTCTCGTTGCACGAAGAGCTTACAGGTTCTGGTAGTTTGGTCTTGATTGGCCGCGAAAAAGAGCAGCTCGGCCGGAGACACAGCTGTGGTTGAATGTGGTGTTGCTCGATAATTCAGCAGAAACTGGTTGAGATCTCTCTTCCACTTCCCTTTTCAATGAAAGAGGGTCAAACAGCTTTTTTCTAAGGTCCGCATGAAGCGTTCTCACTCGCCGTTTGCTCTGGGCCAGTAAGgactttctgtgtttttctgtgtttgaatCCTTGTATTTCCACAAATTTCGTGAACTCGTTATCAATGAATGGCGGCTTTAAGTAGTCAGTTTTAAGTACGTCAACACTGCCGTGTGTGGAGAAAGTTCTGTCAAATTTGGGAATCACATGGGCGGATGATGTCGATTTCACAACCTCAACTTCCGGGTAACGGGAATAATCATCGATGCCAACCAGGAGGTGGTCACCGTTTGGGAAAGGCCCACAAAAATCGGCACTAACATGACTTCAGAGCTTTTCAGGCATTTTTGTCATATTCAGTGGCTCTGGTTTTGGAGATTGTCCGTTTGCTTGACATGGAATACACTGACTAATTAAAGTCTCTGTGTCCTCGTCGATACCTGGGTACCACACTTTTTCGCACAGCAACCGCTTTGTTTTCACGATGCCATGATGTCCTTCATGGGCAAGTTTAAGAATGTGTGATCTGAGCGCTTGTAGAATGATGATACGCGATCCGCGAAGAAGAATGTCACCAGACGGTGTCACACTCAGTTCATTTCTGCTTTTGTAGAACTGCTGTAGGCCTGCTTGTCCAATTTTCCAGATGAAAGAGCTGCCGCGAGCTTTGTCATAACCTCGTCCTGTTTAGTTGCATTTTGAATATCAGTCTAAGTAAGTGACTTCGGCACAGCACTCTGGCGATGAAATTGACATATTCATCGGCCTTGTTTCTGTCGGAGAAAGAAACTGTCGGCTGTTGAGACAGGAAATCTGCAGGGTTGTTTGCCCCTGGTTAGTAAACAACTTTCATGTGGTATGGTTGTAAACGAAGCTGCCAACTCTTGATGCGGGCTGGGCACTGGAAGCGCGGCTTGTTGAACATCAACGGCTTGTGGTCAGTTATCACAGTGAATGACGGTCCAAACACATGTAGATGAAATTTATCGCAGGCCCAAACTATGGCCAGAGCCTCTCGTTCCGTTTGGGAATATCGGCGCTCCACGTCCGAGAGCGACCGACCTTCATAGCAGATGACGCGGTGTTGTCCGTTTCCGTCCATCTGCTGTAAGGATCGCAGCAACACCGACCGGGCTGGCGTCAACCTAGATTGTGCTGTTTGGATCAAAGTACGACACCACTGACGTATATGACAGTGAGGATTTTAGACGATCGAAGGCGTCTTGGCGTTTCTCAGTCCAGTCAAATTTCACATTCTGTCTTGTCAGCCCACCGTTATTGTCGCGTAGCCGTGAATGAAGCGCGACACGTAGTTTGTCATCCCTAGGAAGCTTCGCACAGCTGATTCATCCTTTGGAATTGGAGCGTTTTTCACTGCGTCCACTTTTGCCGGATCTAGGGATATTCTTTGCTTGGAAAGTACAAATCTGAAGAACTCCAGACTGGGTttgtttaaaacacattttttgcAGCGACTTGTCATGTTCAGTTTGTTTTCGACCAAACACGATGATGTCGTCTGACAGGTCTGTCACTCAGTGTTTATTGAATCACGTACTGCAAAATTTCTGACGCTGACGGCAAACCAGACATCAGGCACTTGTATCGCAGCAGGCCTTTGTGTGGCAAATGTTGTCAGGTGTAGTTCGATCTGATGATACCCTTGTCGCATGTCGAGTTTGGAGAATACTGTCGCTCCGTTTAGATCATGTATGATTTCGTCCATGGTGGGCGTTGGATGACGTTCGCGAAGGACAGCAGTATTTGGGGGTCTCATATCCGCACCGACACGGACACTTGATTTGTCCTTCTTCGGGACCACCACTACTGGCGATACCCATGGTGTAGGACCATCAACCTTCCCTATGATGTCTGCTTTTTCTAGATTTTCAAGTTCTAATTCTACCTGCTTTCTCATGTGAAATGGTAGGCGTCGTGGTGGTTGAGTAATAGGTTTAACTGAcggatctacatgtattttgaattgGTAGTCCTTTAATTTGCCTACACCATCAACTGTGTCTGAGAATTCATATAGGAGTTCGTCAGCTAATGACAGAGGTTGTCCTGATGCgtgattatttttcttcattgtcGGGACTTTATCAACTAATGGCAGAGGTTGTTGTGATGGGGAACTATTTTTGTTCTCTGTGAAGAGTTTACCCTGCTCGTTTATCACCGAATAGAGATTGAGGCATAAATTGTCTGCCACTGTGAGGAGttcaagctgtgtaaatgtctCAAAAGCTAACAATGAACCTGAATTTTGATCCACCACATAAAAAACAGCTGAGCACGTTTTCTCTGATGTTTCTATGTTTGCCTCAAAAGTACCCATAACAGGCCGAGAGGTTTTGGAACCatagacaaatatttttgattttggcTTGCCGGGTGAGATTTTTTGTGTTTCATTATTTCTGTGTGATGAATCAGTGTTACTCATTTCTGCGTGTATTTGATTAACAGGATTTTTGGTTCGATTTTGCGAGCTACGACACACGCTACCAAAATGGTTGAGTTTACCACAATTCCCACATGTTTTAGCAGTTGCTGGACAACTTGTATTTCTATGTGGCCAAACACCTCCACAATTTCTACAATCATTATTTCTGTGTTggttgttttggggtttttgaAAAGGTGTATGCTTTTTGCCGTAGTGTCTCAGTTTCCCtgcgggggtgggggtgggggggctccgtggctcagttggttagcgggctagcgcagcgtaatgacccaggagcctctcatcaatgcggtcgctgtgagttcaagtccagctcatgctggcttcctttccggccgtacgtgggaaggtctgacagcaacctgcggatggtcatggatttcccccgggctgtgcccggtttcctcccaccataatgctggccgccgtcgtataagtgaaatattcttgagtacggcgtaaaacaccaatcaaatgaaataaataaatcattttgccttggggcgggggggggggggggggaaggggtCTGTGGCTCACTTgggtagcgcgctagcgcagtgtaatgactcaggagcctcttatcaatgcggtctctgtgagttcaagtccaactcatactggcttcctttccgaccgtacgtgggaaggtcttcagcaacctgcggatggtcgtggatttcccccgggcgctgccctgtttccttccaccaaaatgctggcagccgtcgtataagtgaaatattcttgagtacgatgtaaaacaccaatcaaataaataaataaatcaatttgcCTGGCTTGTTTGAGAGATTGTTTACAGTGACTGGGGCTGGCTCTCACTTTACTTCCATTTTCTGACTTTGGAGTTCAGATGTTTCTGTGGCTCGGGCAATGTCAAGAATTTTATCTAATGTCATATCAGATTCTCGCAACAGTCTGCGTTGGATCTGCACTTGTCCATCACTTGATCTGCGATGGCGTCGTCCGGGTCCGGGAATTCACAAGTTATTGCAATGGACCGGAGTCGCGTGACGAACTGTGCTATCGTTTCACCTGCCTGTTGATTTGCGTCCTTGAACCTGTACCGTTCGTAGCGCACATTTTTCTTCGATAAGAAATATTCATCAAGCTTTTCTGAAGCGGTTGCAAAGTCATCACCAGTGTATTTGAGTCCTCAGAAAACGTCTTGAACAGACTTACCTGCCAGATGTAACAACAGCGCGCGTTTCTGTTTGTCTTTGTTGATACCAGCTGTACTTACGTACAGGTCAAATCTCTCACGCCATTTTTTTCATCGTATGGGGAGCGACGACTGATCAGTGTCCGCTTGGAAGGGAGGAATTGCCGGTATGTTCAGCGCTTGAGCCATGTCGTCGCCAGATATAATGTCTTAATTATTTGTGCatagacaaataaaaacagtttgcTTGGTGACACAGTTGACGGCTGTATTCTTTACATGATTGCGGAATCTCTGCTTGTTACCATGGAGACGGACTGGCTCATGTTACATAACCAGTAGGGGGTATTGATACGGCCAAACCTTAGACATAACAGAATTCATaccaaaacgatgtcattttgtCATTGTTATCCTGTGTAACACTGTACATTTGGTGTGTTCAGCTTaagatataatatttatttactattctttctcCCGGTCCCACTTCACAATCAATCTATTCCTCGAGGGATTCTGTAGTCATACCTATATTCCATGACGACCGGTATATGTCATTGTCGGCATTCCGAATAGCCTATGCCTATAGAGGTATATAATCGCGTGCAAGTACATGTGGCATTTTATAATTACTGTCCGCAGGTGCTTTTGTGAAAACTCAGCCGTATTCCTCTCCTATAGCTTTCGACTGTAAAATGACGAGAGCAGATACCGATGTTTTGGGTAGTTACAAAATCATTCCGTCTTGTGCAGTAAATCCACGCCTTCCTGAGGGTCAAATCTCCAGGATTCTTTGACAACCTGTGTTAACAGCCATATGGaaaacagcaaaccatttcgtggagaaatgcGATATCTTGTGACTCAAGTCATGCAGCTTTTAAAACATTGGACTAAATtgcgaagctctgacagctcgtaatGGTTGGACTTGTATGGCTTCATTCGGCGGAGAGTACCGAGTGTTGGCGGGAAAAAAGAATATCAAGTGGTTTTAACCGCCATATTATTCAAATTAAGATACCTTTTTCAATATCAATACAGTcaatttaacaaataaacagGCTAGGtaattctgaataaataataaatgtagacactaatcctttaaataACACTAACGACCCATTATATGCATCAATGTGTGTTTGTGGTCATTTGGGGAAGTTTTAAGATGAAGTTGATGCACGTCGTAGAGCGCCATCAATGGGGAAACTCGTGCAGCTCTTTCCCCTCAAGACGATCCAGAGCTGTgtactcatttgttctttcctttattacgttaCAATTGtcgtgtatgtgtgctcataacaCATATAAGAAAACGATGTGTTCTTCTATTATTTGGGCCATCTAAAACAGTGGGCGATCCGGTGTCCTCCACCGACAAATGTGGTCGCCgtcagataagtgaaaaattgtttaatacGGCGCTAAACACCAAAGCATCAATCATCCTATGAAAAGCGGGTGAGCTTAGGCAAGAAAAACATTAAGAAAGGCAGAAAGCGcgtgagttttatttatttattcactcgTTTGAGATTTAAAACGAACGAATTTATCAATTATATGTGACGTCGAGCAGATTTTTggatggtgtaaaacacctcaaagcaaaaaaaaaaaatcctcactGGCAAACGcaacctatatacatgtattaccagtaGGAATCAGCGTGGTATAGGCGCGCACACGACCTAACTATTCTGTAAGGCCGCTGTGGTGAGGGGAATGTTTACACTAGAagtttcactttatttattcactGCTTTGATCCCGAGGCCCTCATTGCCGCAGGTAAAAAACCAACTGTATCCAAACAGCAACGGAAGCGTCTTTGTCCCTCCTGGCGCTATAAAACATACACTAGTTGATCAGTAAAACATTGTAAGATTTCATAAATACCACTTATAAATGCAACATaaaatagatatatgtatattcatgtatacgCTCGCACACTGTTAATTGAAACAAAGTTGAGAATAAAAAACTTCTTTTTTAAGACTTTGCATGTTAAAAAACTGTTGTAATTAGTGTATACCTAAAAGTCCAATCTATATTTTGCATGTATCCTCATTGTACCAGCCTATAAAATTACGGTACGTTTGGCTAGGTAATGACATGTCGTGTAACTTACGACAATATTCACACATATACCCATTGTTTGCCTTTTCCCAACTTTGCCGCCATCTGTGATATTTTTCATACAGAGTTGGGTACTTGTCCAGAAGTAACAAATATTCCGCTAGTTCTTTGGGAGATCCAAATCCTGAGGTGTGGATATAGGATCCGGGAGGAAGGAGATCCTCATAGTTCCCGGGATCCGCTCCTCCCATAACAACGGGAACAGCTTGCCATTCAAGCAAAGGCTGTGCCACTTTCTCGGTCACGTAATCCCGGCAGTGGCTGTTCTCCATCGACAGGTAAAACTTGTGCCGGGCCAGTTTTTTCGTGCAATCCATTGACCCACGTGGACATCGTTGTTTGCCGCACCCTCCGTAGGTGTCTACGGGAATATAGTTGTTCAGTTCTCGAATGTATGAGAGTCTCTTGGTGTGCTTGGCCCAAcagttactgttcatgtaagctATCAGGGAACCGGATTTGGAAGATAGGATCTCCTCTACCAGTTGTTTATAAGCTATAGTAGTCATGTTTGTCTCTTTTCTCTGAACCCGGAAATAAGGCACGTTTATGTCGGAATCTCTCCGGTAAGTTGCCGTCCAGTTGAAGATCCCATTAAAATTCCGTATATTTAACCCTGTGTGATAGGGAGATTCCATCACGAAGTAGACCCAGCGTTGGTGAGGTAACCTCTTACCAGGCAAGTCTCGAAGACTGTGCATATTTCTAGCATGCATTATCACAGAGTCACTATTTAGTAGCTCCCGTCTATCTGTCGTACTCACACAAGTAATATTGTCTCCACATTGTATGTTTGCCGGAACCCAATTGTTTTTATCAAAAAAGCCGGTCCATACTAAAATCTTTTTGGCTGATCGTGAAACATTCGGCGAAAGTTTTCTCACCGGCACACCATATTGTATATATTGCTTTGAAGATCCATACTGGTGTCCGCGAATGGCCGCCAATCGTTCTCGGTAACTCTTCTGTATTTGGAGATATCTTTGGTATACTTTCTCTGGAATGCGATCGGGCTGTTCTTTGAATGAATAGTCGGGTGTAGGAGAGACAGTTGTTGTTTTCATCGCAAATGACAAAAACCTTACGTCAGTGGCAAACTTTCTGGGCAAAGTCCGCATCATACTGGAGATGTTGACCGATAAATCAGTGACTGTTAAGAAAACACAGGAGAGGACTATGAATGAGCATAATGTCACAAATAACCATTGTTTCCAGTTCTTAGAGCTTCCCAGCAAGGCGCCTGGCATTGTATAGAACTAGCTTCCGAAATGGTGCTTCAGTTAGACGAAATAGTTCAGTTTGATATATACAAACTGCTCTACCAGATTGGTCTTTGCTCCCTGGACAAGTACACGACAATGCAAAATGGAGGATCCAGTTTTAGCTGTGGATTAGCACGCATATCCTTCCTGTCCAAGCTAAGGTTGACCCTCGAAAACAGCTTCAGGCGTGTGGAACGGCAGGAAACTGGAAAATATAACAGAAGCCCGCTGTTGTTATCACAGTATACTTACACTATACCTACAGTTGTTGCACTGATTATACATCTGAAGCCCGCAATTAACGAAAACCAGAGTGTCAGACTAATGTTGTGAGATATAAACGTATTACGTGtgcatttgtatatcaaaagtAACTTTGCCGTTGCTAGCATATTTTCatggctgtatttatttatttgatgggtgttttacgctgcactcaaaaatatttcacttataccacagcggccagcattatgatgggaggattCATGGTTGTATACAGCTAACGCGTCAGACATATACGATATAATAGATGTATTCACAGGATGTGCTTTTTTTTCACCGCTACAAAAACCAATTTGGGTCCATGCCGCATGTTTAATATAGTTAAATAGTGCTCCAAATTCCCCCGAGATAATTTATACTAATCGCACAACTGAGGGATTATGTTCACAGTATTTTAAGTCATCACGTACACATAGAATATGATATGATTTGTTTTACCAGCTGAAGACAGTGCTGGCCGCACAGGAACAATGGGAGATTCCTGGTATGTAGATTACGAGAGACCGATGTATAGGATGAGCCACTTTTTACAAATTGTAATCAGAAATACACAATATTCCAACTGATCAAATACAAATTATGCTGATTGAAGTGGCATTTATCTATGCATGTATACGACATTATATCTTAAAAACTTGAATGGTTTTGTATcagatcaaaaatatttttaaaaaatgttggcTTTGTGGATCAACTTACTCCGTGAATAGGGTGAGTTAATTGATCCATAGCGTGGGGTAAGTTCAGACGTCACATAAAAAAGCAAGTATCCTTTATCTATCAAAGTTTTATTCAGTATTGTTATATTTAGTAAACTGCAGGCATTTCTGCTTGGTTCTTTCAATGTCAGACTACACTGGAGTTTTCATTCTTGTCAAAATGACAGGTAAGCAataactgaaaagaaaataccACGAAGAGCATTACAGAAATTCAAATTTCTCAGCACAACTTTTACAAGGATTGGTTTAATAAAAACTAAGTGAAATAGGTCGGCACATGTTTTTGACAATATATATGGTGCATTTGTTTTACGTTGCACATCCTCATGCTTTTTAAAGTAGGTGGCTCATCTTACAACTTGGCCCAACTTACCCGGGTCTCCTCTATAGGGCCGCTGATTCGAAGATTATAACTGAAAGTGTAGGTGGACAGTTTGGCGATGCAACGGCGATGTCCATGCCTGTAAAATTTACACGCCTGAAAAGATCATTAACGCCTACAAATCATTAAATCGTTAACTCTTCAGCACTAAATTCAGACTTGATATACTGTCACGATGAGGC belongs to Liolophura sinensis isolate JHLJ2023 chromosome 9, CUHK_Ljap_v2, whole genome shotgun sequence and includes:
- the LOC135475744 gene encoding glycoprotein 3-alpha-L-fucosyltransferase A-like, with the protein product MESPYHTGLNIRNFNGIFNWTATYRRDSDINVPYFRVQRKETNMTTIAYKQLVEEILSSKSGSLIAYMNSNCWAKHTKRLSYIRELNNYIPVDTYGGCGKQRCPRGSMDCTKKLARHKFYLSMENSHCRDYVTEKVAQPLLEWQAVPVVMGGADPGNYEDLLPPGSYIHTSGFGSPKELAEYLLLLDKYPTLYEKYHRWRQSWEKANNGYMCEYCQKLDEYFLSKKNVRYERYRFKDANQQAGETIAQFVTRLRSIAITCEFPDPDDAIADQVMDKCRSNADCCENLI